One part of the Bacteroidota bacterium genome encodes these proteins:
- a CDS encoding DUF3179 domain-containing protein, giving the protein MMSNSVSFLRICLSAFVLILAGCDAGDTSEDLVVADECTIPANQIVSGGVAKDGIPSLQNPTLVDAGSAGADYLEPESRVIGVIIEGEPVAVPHNILWWHEIVNLDLNASQVAVSYCPLTGSSISFDRAPQGGATFGVSGLLWQNNLIMYDRNANETLWPQMLRSGGCGEEIGQPLTPFTSFEMSWAAWQSLYPDTRVVGNVTGHARNYTQTGYPYGTYEEPDNGSTLFPQVINDDRPPKERVLGIPVGDGGKLYPFFELDNADPVTAVNDLVDGRPVVVLWDDAAQGAMAFESVLNGSRFTFEMRGENFADVETGSTWDVQGRAIAGEMMGAQLTPIAEAYTAFWFAWKAFHPDSEVWLANAGS; this is encoded by the coding sequence ATGATGAGCAATAGCGTTTCATTTTTAAGAATTTGTTTAAGTGCCTTTGTATTGATTCTTGCCGGCTGTGATGCCGGAGATACAAGCGAAGATCTGGTTGTGGCTGATGAATGCACGATTCCGGCAAACCAGATTGTGAGTGGCGGTGTGGCAAAAGATGGCATTCCCTCACTTCAAAATCCAACGCTGGTTGATGCCGGCAGCGCAGGAGCTGACTACCTCGAACCAGAAAGCCGCGTGATTGGTGTGATAATCGAAGGTGAGCCTGTAGCTGTACCCCACAATATCCTCTGGTGGCACGAAATTGTGAATCTGGATTTAAATGCTTCCCAGGTTGCCGTTTCTTACTGCCCACTGACCGGCTCAAGCATCTCTTTTGATCGGGCACCCCAGGGAGGTGCTACGTTTGGCGTGTCTGGCCTGCTCTGGCAGAACAACCTGATTATGTACGACCGTAATGCCAATGAAACGCTTTGGCCCCAGATGCTGCGTAGTGGTGGATGTGGCGAAGAAATAGGGCAACCGCTGACACCGTTTACGTCTTTCGAAATGAGCTGGGCAGCGTGGCAGTCCCTCTATCCGGATACGCGGGTGGTGGGCAATGTTACCGGGCATGCGCGCAACTATACCCAAACGGGTTATCCTTATGGCACCTACGAGGAGCCCGATAATGGCAGTACGCTGTTTCCTCAGGTGATAAATGATGACCGTCCGCCTAAAGAGCGCGTGTTGGGTATTCCGGTAGGAGACGGTGGGAAATTGTACCCGTTTTTTGAACTCGACAATGCTGATCCGGTTACCGCAGTAAATGACCTGGTGGATGGCCGGCCCGTTGTTGTACTCTGGGATGATGCGGCGCAGGGTGCCATGGCATTTGAGTCGGTGCTTAATGGCAGCAGATTTACGTTTGAAATGCGCGGCGAGAACTTTGCAGATGTGGAGACGGGGTCAACCTGGGATGTGCAAGGACGGGCTATTGCCGGCGAAATGATGGGCGCGCAGCTCACGCCGATTGCTGAGGCATACACAGCATTCTGGTTTGCCTGGAAAGCGTTTCATCCTGATTCAGAAGTTTGGTTGGCCAATGCGGGCAGCTAA
- a CDS encoding HNH endonuclease has protein sequence MTGHVLVLNQDYRALTICSVERAFVLVHLQKAELVEALPDRFMRSPSLRFPWPSIVRLKAYVRVPYKRIMLSRKNVLRRDANRCQYCGKRDNLTVDHVMPKSRGGKDTWENLVAACTPCNNRKGNRTPEEIGMPLKRKPFRPSQVMFIRDYVGNVDDTWKPYLFLA, from the coding sequence ATGACAGGCCATGTTCTAGTGCTTAACCAGGACTATCGCGCGCTGACCATCTGTAGTGTTGAACGCGCTTTTGTTCTAGTTCACTTGCAGAAAGCAGAGCTGGTAGAAGCTCTACCTGACCGCTTTATGCGTTCACCATCGTTGCGTTTTCCCTGGCCCAGCATTGTGCGGCTCAAAGCCTATGTTCGCGTGCCGTACAAAAGGATTATGTTGTCGCGAAAAAATGTATTGCGGCGAGATGCAAATCGTTGTCAATACTGTGGCAAACGTGACAACCTGACCGTGGACCACGTAATGCCAAAATCACGTGGAGGCAAAGATACCTGGGAAAATCTGGTTGCTGCCTGCACGCCGTGCAACAATAGAAAAGGCAACCGCACGCCTGAAGAAATTGGTATGCCGCTCAAACGAAAGCCTTTCAGGCCCAGCCAGGTCATGTTTATCCGTGATTATGTCGGGAATGTTGATGATACCTGGAAACCTTATCTCTTTCTGGCGTAG
- a CDS encoding TonB family protein, translated as MTNFADFLFNTGQLSLEHLWLPLLFWTLFAGLFYLADRSKLIHAPQIRYQAATALLLALPIGILLSFAAILSVSAPAPSYLTTPDTPLVPDVGSVASASPVTPDLIWHTYHLVGIFVLLIGAIALFKTSVLLRETLYLRWMGQTLRGDKLAAISPAGDAVRKAWGLSDKINVVFSDTHAAPMTFGWRTPVIVVPESLRNQPHDLHLALLHELAHIRNADFARKWIERLTASWFFFHPLVHNLVQRLAHFREMNCDQEVLSRQDVSPRQYASLLLNFAAPQPVPAPLPLSMSANKNSLKNRISAMKDYSIFSPSKRRTAFYAAMLLLFCTSVLIACEVNFVDDNSVTVITTPDGTTETEILERELAERELIIEQQQADPSGEVFMIVEEMPVLIGGLAGIQALINYPDAAKAEGIEGRVFVQFVVDTNGQVTDPVIVRGIGAGCDEEALRAVSQARFVPGRQRGQVVKVKMSLPVTFRLSDETAEAMQGNIDLISKLMAETQLKMSESQLKKESLAEQMVLSTFNKEEEEMLVLEKKLREILVQQSAYETQLKGLKEVYEKMLAHQNQIAS; from the coding sequence ATGACTAACTTCGCAGATTTTCTATTCAACACGGGCCAGTTGAGCCTCGAACACCTCTGGCTCCCCCTGCTGTTCTGGACGCTGTTTGCCGGCTTGTTCTATCTGGCTGATCGTTCCAAACTCATACACGCACCGCAAATCCGGTATCAGGCAGCCACTGCGCTGCTGCTGGCCTTGCCGATTGGGATTTTGCTGTCTTTTGCAGCAATTCTGTCTGTCTCGGCGCCGGCGCCAAGCTATCTTACAACACCTGATACACCGCTCGTGCCAGACGTTGGCAGCGTCGCATCTGCGTCGCCAGTAACTCCTGACCTCATCTGGCACACATACCACCTGGTTGGCATATTTGTCCTTCTGATTGGCGCAATTGCGCTTTTCAAAACGAGTGTTTTGTTGCGGGAAACGCTGTATTTGCGCTGGATGGGCCAAACGCTACGCGGCGACAAACTGGCAGCTATTAGTCCGGCTGGAGACGCTGTACGCAAAGCCTGGGGCCTCAGCGATAAAATAAACGTGGTATTTTCAGATACACATGCAGCGCCTATGACCTTCGGCTGGCGCACGCCTGTCATTGTGGTGCCAGAATCCCTCCGCAATCAGCCACATGATTTGCACCTCGCCCTCTTGCATGAGTTAGCCCATATACGTAATGCCGACTTTGCGAGAAAATGGATTGAGCGGCTCACTGCATCCTGGTTCTTTTTCCACCCGCTTGTACACAATCTCGTTCAGCGGCTCGCCCATTTCAGGGAAATGAACTGCGACCAGGAAGTCCTCAGCCGGCAAGACGTGTCACCACGCCAGTACGCCTCGTTGCTGCTCAATTTTGCAGCTCCCCAACCCGTTCCGGCTCCCCTGCCCCTCAGCATGTCTGCCAACAAAAATAGCCTCAAAAACAGAATCAGTGCAATGAAAGATTATTCGATTTTCTCTCCTTCGAAGCGCAGAACAGCGTTTTATGCAGCCATGCTGCTCCTGTTTTGTACCTCAGTACTCATAGCCTGCGAAGTCAATTTTGTAGATGATAATAGTGTGACAGTTATAACCACACCGGACGGTACCACTGAGACAGAAATCCTGGAGCGAGAACTTGCTGAACGGGAGCTCATCATCGAACAGCAACAGGCAGATCCTTCAGGCGAAGTATTTATGATCGTTGAGGAAATGCCCGTATTGATTGGAGGGCTGGCCGGCATTCAGGCACTTATAAACTATCCTGATGCTGCCAAAGCTGAAGGCATTGAAGGCCGCGTGTTTGTCCAGTTTGTGGTAGATACAAACGGGCAGGTGACCGATCCGGTGATTGTGCGCGGCATCGGTGCCGGCTGTGACGAAGAAGCGTTGCGTGCTGTTAGTCAGGCACGGTTCGTGCCGGGCAGGCAACGCGGACAGGTGGTTAAAGTAAAGATGTCGCTACCGGTTACATTTCGCCTCAGCGATGAGACTGCAGAGGCCATGCAGGGCAATATCGACCTGATTTCAAAACTAATGGCTGAAACGCAACTGAAAATGTCTGAGAGTCAGCTAAAGAAGGAAAGCCTGGCAGAGCAAATGGTCCTATCTACTTTTAATAAAGAAGAAGAAGAAATGCTGGTTCTTGAGAAAAAACTACGGGAGATCCTTGTTCAACAATCAGCCTATGAGACCCAATTAAAAGGACTCAAAGAGGTCTACGAAAAAATGCTTGCCCATCAGAATCAGATCGCATCATGA
- a CDS encoding phosphoglycerate kinase → MSYYTPADLDIEDKRVLIRVDFNVPIKEDEAGNRKVVDDTRIRAALPTIKSVIDKNGKAILMSHLGRPKGVPNQAFSLSPVALKLEELLGKRVRFASHLTGDAVREVIDRMPGGSVILLENTRFYPGEKQNDPALAEEIAALADVYINDAFGTAHRAHASTAGVTEHVSVAAMGYLLEKEVNYLSKILNDAEHPFVGIIGGAKVSDKIGVIESLLEKVDKLLIGGAMSYTFLKALGHNIGTSLFEEDKLADAKLLFERADGKILLPSDHIAATAFDNDAPHGVVAGDIPEGQMGLDIGPDSAAAYREVLLNAKTIVWNGPMGVFELPNYAKGTLSVAQALADATEQGALTVVGGGDSVAAIKQMRFENKVSHVSTGGGAMLEFLEGKTLPGIDALTEKA, encoded by the coding sequence ATGAGTTACTATACACCTGCTGACCTGGACATCGAAGACAAACGCGTGCTTATCCGCGTCGACTTTAACGTTCCGATTAAAGAAGACGAAGCGGGCAACCGCAAAGTTGTAGATGACACCCGCATTCGTGCCGCGCTCCCCACCATTAAGTCGGTCATCGACAAAAACGGGAAAGCCATTCTGATGAGCCACCTCGGCCGGCCCAAAGGAGTGCCCAACCAGGCCTTCAGCCTTTCACCGGTGGCATTGAAGCTCGAAGAATTGCTCGGCAAAAGGGTTCGTTTTGCGTCACACCTTACCGGCGATGCCGTACGTGAGGTCATCGACCGTATGCCCGGTGGTAGCGTAATTTTGCTTGAAAACACGCGTTTTTATCCTGGCGAGAAGCAAAATGACCCGGCGCTTGCTGAAGAAATCGCGGCGCTGGCAGATGTGTATATCAATGACGCTTTTGGCACCGCACACCGTGCACATGCATCTACTGCCGGCGTCACAGAGCATGTATCAGTTGCCGCGATGGGATACTTGCTCGAAAAAGAAGTCAACTACCTTTCAAAAATCCTGAATGACGCTGAGCACCCCTTTGTAGGTATCATTGGCGGCGCAAAAGTATCCGACAAAATTGGTGTTATCGAGTCGTTGCTCGAGAAAGTTGACAAACTACTCATCGGCGGTGCCATGAGCTATACTTTCCTTAAAGCGCTCGGCCATAACATCGGCACCTCCCTCTTTGAGGAGGACAAACTTGCTGATGCAAAACTCCTCTTCGAGCGCGCAGATGGCAAAATCTTGCTTCCATCCGACCATATCGCTGCTACAGCGTTTGACAACGACGCCCCGCATGGTGTTGTAGCTGGCGATATTCCAGAAGGACAAATGGGCCTTGATATCGGACCAGACAGCGCTGCTGCCTACCGCGAGGTGCTGCTAAATGCCAAAACAATTGTATGGAACGGTCCGATGGGCGTCTTTGAACTGCCGAACTACGCCAAAGGCACACTTTCAGTGGCCCAGGCCCTTGCAGATGCCACCGAACAGGGTGCCCTTACAGTTGTTGGTGGTGGCGATTCTGTCGCAGCTATCAAACAAATGCGCTTTGAAAACAAGGTGAGCCACGTCTCCACCGGTGGCGGTGCCATGCTGGAATTCCTGGAAGGCAAAACCCTCCCTGGCATCGATGCGCTTACCGAAAAGGCCTAA
- a CDS encoding tetratricopeptide repeat protein — translation MATYKAPKRKNRRTELREDKVVTFYTQFLEFFEGNRNLVFGILGGIVLLIIMGFGYGIFKDRQEDQAQEALAGAVRLYEESNWQAALDGSDGVKGLLDVAGDFGSSKAGNLALYYAADAYFKLGDNESALKYFRQFDNGGDALGAGAYAGEAAILESNGDFSAAGDRYKDAAEAYNSEFTSARYLQNAGRNYEQAGAFDKARAVYQTIKEDFPDSAQASDVDMFMARVDLKENQG, via the coding sequence ATGGCCACCTACAAAGCACCGAAACGCAAAAATCGCCGCACAGAATTGCGCGAAGACAAGGTTGTAACCTTTTATACGCAGTTTTTAGAGTTTTTTGAGGGCAATAGAAACCTTGTATTTGGTATCCTTGGCGGTATCGTGCTGCTCATTATCATGGGATTTGGGTATGGCATTTTCAAAGATCGTCAGGAAGACCAGGCGCAGGAAGCGCTGGCGGGCGCAGTTCGCTTGTATGAAGAAAGCAACTGGCAGGCTGCACTCGACGGTTCTGATGGCGTAAAAGGCTTGCTTGATGTAGCTGGTGACTTTGGATCCAGCAAAGCCGGCAACCTGGCCTTGTACTACGCGGCAGATGCCTACTTTAAACTGGGTGACAATGAATCCGCTTTGAAATACTTTCGTCAGTTTGACAACGGAGGTGACGCGCTTGGCGCCGGCGCTTATGCTGGTGAAGCCGCCATCCTCGAAAGCAATGGTGACTTTAGCGCCGCCGGCGATCGCTATAAAGATGCTGCAGAAGCATACAACAGCGAGTTTACGTCTGCGCGCTACTTGCAGAATGCCGGCCGCAATTATGAGCAGGCTGGAGCGTTCGACAAAGCACGCGCCGTTTACCAAACGATCAAAGAAGATTTCCCGGATTCAGCACAGGCCAGCGATGTCGACATGTTTATGGCGCGCGTTGACCTGAAGGAAAACCAGGGGTAA
- the gap gene encoding type I glyceraldehyde-3-phosphate dehydrogenase, translated as MAIKLGINGFGRIGRLVLRSILARKSNEFDVVGINDLTDASTLAHLFKYDSVHGVYPGEVTVDGDSLKVGGDRFKVFSERNPEDLPWGELGCDLVIESTGIFRTKEAASKHITAGAKKVIISAPAKGAVDATVVLGVNDSILTGSEQVISNASCTTNCLSPMVKVLDDAFGIKRGLMTTIHGYTADQRLQDAPHSDLRRSRAAALNIIPTTTGAAVAVGLVLPHLAGKLDGFALRVPVPDGSITDFTAEVGTETTIEEVNALFKAAAEGPMKGVLQFNTDAIVSSDIVGNPHSCILDAPLTMVTGNIIKVVGWYDNEWGYANRAVDVAHKLMSL; from the coding sequence ATGGCCATTAAGCTTGGAATCAACGGGTTTGGTAGAATTGGTCGCCTTGTGCTGCGCTCAATCCTCGCCCGGAAGTCGAACGAATTTGATGTAGTAGGTATTAACGACCTCACAGATGCGTCTACCCTCGCCCACCTGTTCAAGTATGATTCTGTGCATGGTGTCTACCCCGGAGAAGTAACTGTAGACGGTGACTCCCTCAAAGTTGGCGGAGACCGGTTCAAGGTATTCAGCGAGAGAAATCCAGAAGATCTCCCATGGGGCGAACTCGGTTGTGATCTTGTCATCGAGTCAACGGGTATTTTCCGTACCAAAGAGGCTGCATCCAAGCACATTACTGCCGGCGCAAAAAAAGTCATTATCTCTGCGCCGGCCAAAGGTGCAGTTGATGCAACAGTTGTACTCGGCGTTAACGACAGCATCCTTACAGGCAGCGAGCAGGTCATTTCCAACGCTAGCTGTACCACCAACTGTCTTTCTCCGATGGTTAAAGTGCTCGACGATGCATTTGGCATCAAACGCGGCCTGATGACCACCATCCACGGTTACACTGCTGACCAGCGCCTGCAAGACGCACCACACAGCGACCTGCGTCGCTCTCGTGCTGCTGCGCTCAACATCATCCCGACAACCACTGGTGCTGCTGTAGCTGTTGGACTCGTTTTGCCGCACCTTGCCGGCAAACTCGACGGATTTGCACTGCGCGTGCCCGTACCCGACGGTTCAATTACCGACTTCACCGCTGAAGTTGGCACAGAAACTACGATTGAAGAAGTAAACGCCCTCTTCAAAGCAGCAGCAGAAGGCCCGATGAAAGGCGTACTGCAATTTAACACAGACGCTATCGTATCCAGCGACATTGTGGGCAATCCCCACTCTTGTATCCTTGATGCGCCGCTGACCATGGTAACCGGCAACATTATTAAAGTGGTTGGTTGGTACGATAACGAATGGGGATACGCAAACCGCGCCGTAGACGTCGCGCATAAGCTGATGTCTCTCTAG
- a CDS encoding BlaI/MecI/CopY family transcriptional regulator, which produces MSPLGETEMEVLQHIWSLQKATVAQVHTRVLETRKVAYTTIMTVMKKLADKGYLSFEKDGATYVYAPARTQEDVQQSLISSLVEKAFQGSSAALIQTLVKKEALSDAERQDILKLIADLNDDAGNTND; this is translated from the coding sequence ATGTCCCCCTTGGGCGAAACAGAAATGGAAGTATTGCAGCATATCTGGTCGCTGCAAAAAGCAACGGTTGCGCAGGTACACACCCGTGTCCTTGAAACGCGCAAAGTGGCTTATACAACCATCATGACAGTAATGAAAAAACTGGCAGACAAGGGGTATCTGTCTTTCGAAAAAGACGGTGCCACGTATGTGTACGCGCCGGCCCGCACCCAGGAGGATGTGCAACAGTCGCTCATCAGCAGCCTGGTAGAGAAAGCATTTCAAGGGTCGTCGGCTGCACTCATTCAAACCCTGGTTAAAAAAGAAGCCCTCTCCGATGCAGAGCGGCAAGACATTCTGAAACTCATCGCAGACCTCAACGACGACGCAGGCAACACCAATGACTAA
- a CDS encoding DUF3592 domain-containing protein has protein sequence MKKALVYRVAKLMWALPVFLLLLALNQAKVAYDLHYTLNNGIAAVADVLEVEVNERVDIPYGYVSLRVALEDGQEIVQEKMSLPYTLLPSVRYEEQLDVRVFLEADQQIVIQQIASTQWKIAAIQSLILIVGFLMAATGVFAWNRLLKEKGDPATREIALDSN, from the coding sequence TTGAAAAAAGCACTGGTATATCGGGTTGCGAAGCTTATGTGGGCTTTGCCTGTTTTTCTTCTGTTGCTCGCCCTGAACCAGGCGAAAGTGGCTTATGACCTCCACTACACCCTCAACAACGGCATCGCGGCCGTTGCGGATGTGCTCGAAGTTGAAGTGAATGAACGAGTTGATATCCCGTACGGCTACGTAAGCCTACGCGTAGCGCTGGAAGATGGACAGGAAATTGTGCAAGAGAAAATGTCGTTGCCCTACACGTTGTTGCCAAGTGTGCGATACGAAGAACAGCTTGACGTTCGCGTTTTTCTGGAAGCCGATCAGCAAATTGTAATCCAGCAAATTGCCAGCACACAATGGAAGATCGCGGCGATTCAATCGCTCATCCTCATCGTAGGGTTTCTTATGGCAGCTACCGGTGTATTTGCCTGGAACAGGTTGTTAAAGGAAAAGGGCGACCCCGCTACGCGCGAAATCGCCCTTGATTCAAATTAG
- the msrP gene encoding protein-methionine-sulfoxide reductase catalytic subunit MsrP, with product MSNIILPPSWRIKENESTPKAVYTNRRAFVKQLGLGTIALAGTGMTSGCLFNNSGAASGMPPLSPDGPLDTIPANAPRAGYPAMRNNLFDVSERPITDRTIASSYTNYYEFKNSGDLKEAWPLTDAYEPFPMKIKVNGHVEKSFDLDIAELINEMELEERIYRFRCVEAWAMTVPWTGFPLKKLIERCKPTSKATHVRFVSVNKPKQMPGIGAAPWYPWPYFEGLRMDEAMNDMAFMATGMYGEPLPKQNGAPMRMVLPWKYGYKGAKAITEIVFTDRQPPTFWNELQPSEYSFLSNVNPFVPHPRWSQASERLIGQNDKRVPTKLFNGYGEQVGGMYPREPKS from the coding sequence ATGTCTAATATTATTCTCCCCCCTTCCTGGCGGATCAAAGAAAATGAGTCTACGCCAAAAGCTGTTTATACAAACCGGCGTGCCTTTGTTAAGCAGTTGGGACTGGGTACGATTGCCCTCGCTGGCACAGGCATGACTTCTGGTTGCCTCTTCAACAATTCTGGTGCTGCAAGCGGAATGCCCCCCCTCTCCCCTGATGGTCCGCTCGACACCATTCCAGCCAATGCGCCGCGCGCAGGGTATCCTGCAATGCGTAACAACCTCTTCGATGTCAGTGAACGTCCGATCACAGACCGAACCATTGCATCTTCTTACACCAACTACTACGAATTCAAAAATAGCGGCGACCTCAAAGAAGCATGGCCGCTTACGGATGCTTACGAACCCTTTCCGATGAAAATCAAGGTGAACGGGCACGTCGAAAAATCATTTGATCTCGACATCGCTGAGTTGATCAATGAAATGGAATTGGAAGAACGGATTTACCGTTTTCGTTGTGTTGAAGCCTGGGCCATGACTGTGCCCTGGACTGGCTTCCCGCTTAAAAAACTCATCGAGCGATGCAAACCAACATCCAAAGCAACGCATGTGCGTTTTGTCAGCGTAAACAAACCAAAGCAGATGCCGGGCATTGGCGCTGCCCCATGGTATCCATGGCCTTACTTTGAAGGATTGCGCATGGACGAAGCGATGAACGACATGGCCTTTATGGCAACCGGCATGTATGGTGAACCGCTGCCAAAACAAAACGGGGCTCCGATGCGCATGGTACTGCCCTGGAAATACGGCTATAAAGGTGCAAAAGCCATCACTGAAATTGTATTTACAGATCGCCAGCCGCCTACATTCTGGAATGAATTGCAGCCAAGCGAATACAGCTTCTTATCGAACGTTAACCCGTTTGTGCCCCATCCAAGATGGAGCCAGGCGTCAGAGCGGCTTATAGGCCAGAATGACAAGCGCGTACCAACCAAGCTCTTTAACGGATACGGAGAACAGGTAGGTGGTATGTATCCGCGGGAGCCAAAATCTTAG
- a CDS encoding carboxypeptidase regulatory-like domain-containing protein, translated as MKYFASLLIGCCFLFTAQAQPSISGYVYELQSGEPLEGVRVQFKNRQGLEIGTMQAIYTDGEGYYEFANVKPREYRAEITHVFDTSNGPTRLRIFTIRNIITIDSSDYQLNIALSRLEAERAATRETFAYRFVSKDGKTPNREVRREYYEEEMLKRFGPSWKKVVAKREAEHGIFQSRMIDSNGKFFYGASAEILTVNSSQLNDKATN; from the coding sequence ATGAAATACTTTGCTTCTCTTTTGATTGGATGCTGTTTTCTTTTCACAGCACAGGCGCAACCCAGCATTTCCGGCTACGTGTATGAACTTCAATCCGGAGAGCCACTGGAAGGGGTGCGTGTACAGTTCAAAAACCGGCAGGGCCTGGAAATTGGCACCATGCAGGCTATATACACTGATGGTGAAGGGTATTACGAGTTTGCAAACGTAAAGCCACGGGAATATCGCGCTGAGATCACGCATGTGTTTGATACCTCCAACGGTCCCACGAGGCTACGCATTTTCACTATAAGAAACATCATTACTATAGACAGCTCAGACTACCAGCTCAATATTGCACTTTCACGACTCGAAGCTGAGCGCGCTGCCACACGTGAAACATTCGCTTATAGATTCGTGAGTAAAGACGGGAAGACCCCCAATCGTGAAGTACGACGCGAGTACTACGAGGAAGAAATGCTTAAGCGATTTGGCCCAAGTTGGAAGAAAGTTGTAGCAAAACGGGAAGCTGAACATGGTATTTTTCAATCCCGAATGATCGATAGCAATGGCAAGTTTTTCTATGGGGCGAGTGCAGAAATACTGACAGTAAATTCTTCGCAACTCAACGATAAAGCCACTAATTGA
- a CDS encoding TIGR04283 family arsenosugar biosynthesis glycosyltransferase: MLITIVIPTLNEAACIRRTLSELQSLTPPFELIVVDGGSVDDTAAIAHPFARVVQADRGRAVQMNAGAAVASGDVLLFLHADTVLPANALDLIRGAAENNISAGNFRLKFDASSPLLGLYSFFTRFRVSQFSFGDRGLFVTKTHFEETGGFAPIPIFEDLDLARRLQKNGPFAYLDAYATTSARRFRQHGALRQQLRNAYLWTRYLLGTSPKQLAHLYPYASRKTT; the protein is encoded by the coding sequence GTGCTCATTACAATAGTTATCCCTACTCTCAATGAGGCCGCCTGTATTCGGCGCACGCTCAGCGAACTTCAATCATTAACCCCGCCCTTTGAACTTATTGTGGTGGATGGCGGCTCTGTAGACGACACAGCCGCCATCGCCCACCCTTTTGCGCGCGTTGTACAGGCCGACCGTGGCCGCGCTGTACAAATGAATGCAGGCGCTGCTGTTGCAAGCGGTGACGTCTTGCTGTTTTTACATGCAGATACCGTACTGCCAGCCAACGCCCTGGATCTAATACGAGGCGCCGCAGAGAACAACATCTCAGCCGGCAACTTCCGCCTTAAATTTGATGCTTCCTCTCCCCTCCTCGGACTCTACAGCTTCTTCACCCGGTTTCGCGTCTCCCAGTTTAGCTTTGGCGACCGCGGTCTGTTTGTTACGAAAACCCATTTTGAAGAGACTGGCGGGTTTGCACCCATCCCCATTTTTGAAGACCTAGACCTTGCCCGCCGGCTACAAAAAAACGGCCCTTTTGCCTATCTCGATGCCTATGCGACCACGTCTGCTCGCCGATTTCGACAACACGGCGCATTACGGCAGCAGTTACGCAATGCCTATCTCTGGACCCGATACCTGCTAGGCACCTCCCCCAAACAGCTCGCGCATCTTTATCCATACGCGTCTCGGAAAACTACATAA
- a CDS encoding arginine deiminase-related protein, translating to MVYKRVEEVDFDRASLPHLPTPKNVLFTSPEHFDVAYVINPHMAAHVGSVDTDVARAQWETLRAAYKELGLNTHVLAGAAGYPDMVFCANQTLPFYQNGDSNPGVVLSNMHADQRKGEVAHLESFFSSRRYTVKSVARLAFDFEGMGDAIWHPARKLLWGGYGFRTNIQVYENIASLLDVKVLVLELLDPDFYHLDTCFSVLNERTVMIYPGAFTQEGLDLIHHFFDHVIECPEDESRKLFACNAHCPDQRHVVIQKGCTVTNELLKAAGFVPVEVDTSEYIKAGGSVFCMKQMFW from the coding sequence ATGGTATACAAACGTGTTGAGGAAGTCGATTTTGATCGTGCTTCGTTGCCACATCTCCCTACCCCCAAAAATGTGCTGTTTACTTCTCCAGAGCATTTTGACGTAGCTTATGTAATCAATCCCCATATGGCGGCTCATGTCGGCAGTGTTGACACCGACGTTGCACGTGCCCAATGGGAAACCCTTCGCGCAGCCTATAAAGAACTCGGCCTCAATACCCACGTACTGGCAGGCGCAGCCGGCTACCCCGACATGGTATTCTGCGCCAACCAGACCCTCCCCTTTTACCAAAACGGAGACAGCAACCCCGGCGTTGTGCTCAGCAACATGCACGCCGACCAGCGCAAAGGGGAAGTCGCCCACCTGGAATCGTTCTTCAGTAGCCGGCGCTACACGGTAAAATCCGTTGCGCGCCTCGCTTTCGACTTTGAAGGTATGGGTGATGCTATCTGGCATCCCGCGCGTAAACTGCTCTGGGGTGGCTACGGATTTCGGACAAACATCCAGGTATACGAGAACATCGCTTCTTTGCTGGATGTCAAGGTTCTCGTACTTGAACTACTCGACCCAGACTTTTACCACCTGGACACCTGTTTCAGTGTTTTGAATGAGCGCACTGTAATGATTTACCCCGGTGCCTTCACACAAGAGGGACTGGACTTGATCCATCATTTTTTCGATCATGTGATCGAATGCCCCGAAGATGAATCGCGCAAGCTGTTTGCCTGCAATGCACACTGCCCGGACCAGCGCCATGTTGTCATCCAAAAAGGATGTACCGTGACAAATGAATTGCTAAAAGCTGCCGGCTTTGTACCCGTTGAAGTAGACACAAGCGAATACATCAAAGCGGGCGGATCCGTATTCTGCATGAAGCAGATGTTTTGGTAA